Proteins encoded within one genomic window of Platichthys flesus chromosome 13, fPlaFle2.1, whole genome shotgun sequence:
- the si:ch211-269e2.1 gene encoding cohesin subunit SA-2 isoform X2, whose product MIPESTAAAESRSSEQTKKSHDEANSSGAVNHSEDESGNENQQKNVRRRKRAHKGSENVKRKRARAGCSRVGRARGRRGKRRHVENVTLFEVITMGRSAMRAVIDDWIQAYVTDRDSSLLDLISFFIHCCGCKGVVTAEMCQSKEDSDVMSKMVEELDEVASMQYKKFLAFPWILTVTWPMDTDSVEYPLTQSGPYGRWFHSEFCDFVSVLVAQCQHSVLFDSYLMNTLISLLTELSNSYIRAFRHTCTLAAVKLLSALVGVALSLSVGIENSQKLCKVQKTKTTRQKVTPQLERVQKKIAELQGKRVEIESMMDIVFKGVFLKRYRDVLPEIRSICVEELGLWMKLYSSEFLNDTYLKYMGWMMYDKIPDVRLKCVLGLQRLFEDPLLLPKLDLFTSRFKGRLISMTLDRDNEVSVQTMKLLLLISRTCDDVLSPGDYKQLLQLVYSSQRPLAAAAGELLYLRLLSSGGHTSDSQDEINEEEAHRLQTSARLKSLLQYHQESELHKHVVYLVDSLWDCGGALLKDWAALTSLLLQEPSSHGPGLTLAEQALLVEILVASVRQASEGPALAGRSGAKKAMNAREKKLQIDDCTKLTQHLLTVLPKLLNKFSSSADVVASLLRIPQFFIPECPEAENTQALSSLVAELGAVLDFHSGPAVVEAAARTYLSLCGGETSCGSVARDARDSLVQTWVDKLTALLEDSLQGDCFSADEEKTEDILSTLRKLRAFHNCHDLARWSLFQLLSPLLSAGGAPPEVLMEVLQCLCFFMIWSLNGSSGTLTSREKAVAQRLQLRLFCERSHHCLSHSDHSVRHQAFLGVCDVLVAHSYQTHVWDPTSFGPLLHTPSPKLQRALSTFVCMHVFVGSDCDSQSRVSGGSEVERLEDLHRRRNLLAAFCKLIVHGVLEMSTAAEVFMYYTKYYNDFGDIIKETMCRARQTDKIESSRTLVLCLQQLFVRLKKEQQSGGRAQAGVQTFTSIKELARRFALTFGDPVKFRECVVVMHRTGIEFVFQEFIQIPETPTPPLLSYLTILSEFSSKLLKPDKKTVFMYLQKHTAELFINLRDECWQPLVYYRASLLTAAEGEDAVSGVSSDRKPCLPNRSPFSKQKLEGSKSPCQFSPVDSKVCKGHRSTFSPSHQEKTTDVDPLSIPLEPAARGVYPEGSVLSSSNEAEDDTVEIEL is encoded by the exons ATGATCCCCGAgtccacagctgcagctgagtcCAGGTCCTCAGAGCAGAC TAAGAAATCGCACGATGAGGCTAACTCCTCTGGTGCTGTCAATCATTCTGAGGACGAGTCGGGAAAcgagaatcaacagaagaacgTG AGAAGACGGAAAAGAGCTCACAAGGGCTCAGAGAATGTCAAACGCAAAAGGGCCAGAGCCGGCTGCAGCCGCGTCGGCAGAGCGAGAGGCCGCCGCGGTAAACGGAGACATGTGGAGAACGTCACCCTGTTCGAGGTTATCACAATGGGCAGGAGTGCCATGCGG GCGGTGATAGACGACTGGATTCAGGCTTATGTGACGGACAGGGACTCGTCTCTCCTCGATCTCATCAGCTTCTTCATCCACTGCTGTGGATGCAAAG GTGTGGTCACAGCAGAGATGTGTCAGAGCAAAGAGGACAGTGATGTGATGAGTAagatggtggaggagctggacgag GTGGCGAGTATGCAGTATAAAAAGTTTCTGGCCTTCCCGTGGATCCTCACAGTGACGTGGCCCATGGACACA gacagCGTGGAGTATCCCCTCACACAGTCAGGTCCGTACGGTCGCTGGTTCCACTCCGAGTTCTGTGACTTCGTGTCGGTGCTGGTGGCTCAGTGTCAGCACAGCGTCCTCTTCGACAGTTACCTGATGAACACGCTGATCTCGCTGCTCACGGAGCTGTCGAACTCTTACATACGGGCCTTCAGACACACCTGTACGCTCGCAG CGGTGAAGCTGTTGAGTGCTCTGGTGGGCGTGGCTCTGAGCCTGAGTGTCGGAATTGAAAACAGTCAGAAGCTGTGCAAGGTGCAGAAGACAAAGACCACGCGACAGAAAGTCACGCCGCAGCTGGAGAGAGTACAGAAGAAGATCGCAGAG ctgcaggggAAGAGGGTGGAGATAGAGAGCATGATGGACATCGTCTTTAAAGGGGTTTTTCTCAAGAGATATCG CGATGTGCTTCCAGAAATTCGCTCTATCTGCGTGGAGGAGTTGGGTTTGTGGATGAAGCTCTACAGTTCTGAGTTCCTGAACGACACCTACCTCAAATACATGGGCTGGATGATGTACGACAAA aTACCAGATGTGCGTCTCAAGTGTGTGCTAGGTTTGCAGCGTTTGTTTGAGgatcctctgcttctccccAAACTTGATCTGTTCACCAGCCGCTTCAAG ggGCGGTTGATCTCCATGACGCTGGACAGGGACAATGAAGTGTCCGTTCAGACCatgaagctgctgcttctcatctCCAG AACATGTGATGATGTGCTGAGTCCAGGCGACTACAAGCAGCTGCTCCAGTTGGTTTACTCCTCACAGCGACCTCTAGCAGCCGCTGCAGGGGAGCTGCTCTACTTGAG GCTTCTCAGCTCTGGAGGTCATACGTCTGATTCCCAGGACGAAATAAATGAGGAGGAGGCGCATAGACTCCAAACATCTGCCAGACTGAAGTCTCTGCTTCAGTATCACCAGGAGTCTGAG ctgcacaAACACGTAGTGTACCTGGTGGACAGCCTGTGGGACTGTGGCGGAGCTCTGCTGAAGGACTGGGCTGCACTCACGTCCCTACTGCTGCAGGAACCGTCCTCACACGGTCCGG gtcTTACACTTGCAGAACAGGCACTGCTCGTCGAGATCCTGGTGGCGTCGGTGCGTCAGGCCTCAGAGGGACCAGCCCTGGCCGGTAGAAGTGGAGCGAAGAAg GCAATGAACGCCAGAGAAAAGAAGCTTCAGATCGATGACTGCACTAAACTCACCCAACATCTCCTCACTGTTCTTCCAAAGCTACTGAATAAG TTTTCAAGTAGCGCAGACGTCGTTGCCTCGCTTTTGAGGATTCCTCAGTTCTTCATCCCTGAGTGTCCTgaggctgaaaacacacag GCGCTTTCCAGCCTGGTGGCAGAGCTGGGAGCTGTGCTGGACTTCCACTCGGGCCCCGCTGTTGTGGAGGCAGCGGCTCGCACGTACCTGAGTCTGTGTGGAGGGGAGACGTCCTGTGGCTCCGTGGCGCGGGACGCCAGAGACTCTCTGGTCCAGACCTGGGTGGACAAACTGACAGCTCTGCTGGAGGACTCTTTGCAG GGCGactgtttctctgcagatgaGGAGAAAACCGAAGACATTTTATCCACGCTGAGGAAACTCAGAGCTTTCCACAA CTGTCACGACCTCGCTCGGTGGAGTCTGttccagctgctctctcctctcctgtcagcAGGAGGAGCTCCACCCGAG GTTCTGATGGAGGTTCTgcagtgtctgtgtttcttcatgATCTGGTCCCTCAATGGGAGCAGTGGAACTCTAACATCCAGA gaGAAGGCTGTGGCCCAGAGGCTCCAGCTGCGTCTGTTCTGTGAGCGGAGtcatcactgtctctctcactccgaCCACAGCGTCAGACACCAG GCTTTCCTGGGTGTGTGCGACGTCCTGGTGGCTCATTCCTACCAGACCCATGTGTGGGATCCCACCTCCTTCGGTCCGCTGCTCCACACGCCCAGTCCCAaactgcagagggcgctgtcgACCTTTGTATGCATGCACGTCTTTGTTGGCTCAGACTGCGACAGTCAGAGCAGAG TCAGCGGAGGCTCCGAGGTGGAGAGGCTGGAGGACCTTCACAGACGGAGAAATCTGCTGGCGGCCTTCTGCAAACTGATAGTGCACGGGGTGCTGGAGATGAGCACGGCAGCTGAGGTCTTCATGTATTACACAAAg TATTATAACGACTTTGGAGACATCATCAAGGAGACCATGTGCAGGGCCAGACAGACGGATAAGATAGAGAGTTCTCGCACACTAGTCCTCTGTTTGCAACAG CTGTTTGTGCGACTTAAAAAGGAGCAGCAGAGCGGTGGCAGGGCTCAAGCCGGAGTCCAGACCTTCACCAGCATCAAGGAGCTGGCCAGGCGCTTCGCCCTCACCTTCGGGGACCCTGTCAAGTTTCGGGAGTGCGTCGTCGTGATGCACAG GACGGGGATCGAGTTTGTGTTCCAAGAGTTTATCCAGATCCCGGAGACACCGACGCCACCGCTCCTCTCGTACCTGACCATCCTCAGCGAGTTCTCCAGCAAGCTGCTCAAACCAGACAAGAAGACGGT gttcATGtacctgcagaaacacacagcggAGCTTTTCATAAACCTCAGAGACGAGTGCTGGCAGCCGCTCGTCTACTATCGGGCTTCCCTGCTGACCGCGGCTGAAGGGGAGGATGCTGTGTCCGGTGTCAGCTCCGACAGGAAGCCCTGCCTGCCCAATCGCTCTCCCTTCTCCAAACAGAAACTAGAAG gaAGTAAGTCTCCCTGCCAGTTCAGCCCCGTCGACTCCAAAGTGTGCAAAGGTCACAGATCTACATTCAGTCCAAG TCATCAGGAGAAAACAACAGACGTGGATCCCTTATCTATTCCACTGGAACCTGCTGCACGAGGTGTTTACCCAGAGGGGTCTGTCCTCAGCTCGAGCAACGAGGCGGAGGACGACACTGTGGAGATCGAGCTTTGA
- the si:ch211-269e2.1 gene encoding cohesin subunit SA-2 isoform X3, protein MIPESTAAAESRSSEQTKKSHDEANSSGAVNHSEDESGNENQQKNVRRRKRAHKGSENVKRKRARAGCSRVGRARGRRGKRRHVENVTLFEVITMGRSAMRAVIDDWIQAYVTDRDSSLLDLISFFIHCCGCKGVVTAEMCQSKEDSDVMSKMVEELDEVASMQYKKFLAFPWILTVTWPMDTDSVEYPLTQSGPYGRWFHSEFCDFVSVLVAQCQHSVLFDSYLMNTLISLLTELSNSYIRAFRHTCTLAAVKLLSALVGVALSLSVGIENSQKLCKVQKTKTTRQKVTPQLERVQKKIAELQGKRVEIESMMDIVFKGVFLKRYRDVLPEIRSICVEELGLWMKLYSSEFLNDTYLKYMGWMMYDKIPDVRLKCVLGLQRLFEDPLLLPKLDLFTSRFKGRLISMTLDRDNEVSVQTMKLLLLISRTCDDVLSPGDYKQLLQLVYSSQRPLAAAAGELLYLRLLSSGGHTSDSQDEINEEEAHRLQTSARLKSLLQYHQESELHKHVVYLVDSLWDCGGALLKDWAALTSLLLQEPSSHGPGLTLAEQALLVEILVASVRQASEGPALAGRSGAKKAMNAREKKLQIDDCTKLTQHLLTVLPKLLNKFSSSADVVASLLRIPQFFIPECPEAENTQALSSLVAELGAVLDFHSGPAVVEAAARTYLSLCGGETSCGSVARDARDSLVQTWVDKLTALLEDSLQVGDCFSADEEKTEDILSTLRKLRAFHNCHDLARWSLFQLLSPLLSAGGAPPEVLMEVLQCLCFFMIWSLNGSSGTLTSRAFLGVCDVLVAHSYQTHVWDPTSFGPLLHTPSPKLQRALSTFVCMHVFVGSDCDSQSRVSGGSEVERLEDLHRRRNLLAAFCKLIVHGVLEMSTAAEVFMYYTKYYNDFGDIIKETMCRARQTDKIESSRTLVLCLQQLFVRLKKEQQSGGRAQAGVQTFTSIKELARRFALTFGDPVKFRECVVVMHRTGIEFVFQEFIQIPETPTPPLLSYLTILSEFSSKLLKPDKKTVFMYLQKHTAELFINLRDECWQPLVYYRASLLTAAEGEDAVSGVSSDRKPCLPNRSPFSKQKLEGSKSPCQFSPVDSKVCKGHRSTFSPSHQEKTTDVDPLSIPLEPAARGVYPEGSVLSSSNEAEDDTVEIEL, encoded by the exons ATGATCCCCGAgtccacagctgcagctgagtcCAGGTCCTCAGAGCAGAC TAAGAAATCGCACGATGAGGCTAACTCCTCTGGTGCTGTCAATCATTCTGAGGACGAGTCGGGAAAcgagaatcaacagaagaacgTG AGAAGACGGAAAAGAGCTCACAAGGGCTCAGAGAATGTCAAACGCAAAAGGGCCAGAGCCGGCTGCAGCCGCGTCGGCAGAGCGAGAGGCCGCCGCGGTAAACGGAGACATGTGGAGAACGTCACCCTGTTCGAGGTTATCACAATGGGCAGGAGTGCCATGCGG GCGGTGATAGACGACTGGATTCAGGCTTATGTGACGGACAGGGACTCGTCTCTCCTCGATCTCATCAGCTTCTTCATCCACTGCTGTGGATGCAAAG GTGTGGTCACAGCAGAGATGTGTCAGAGCAAAGAGGACAGTGATGTGATGAGTAagatggtggaggagctggacgag GTGGCGAGTATGCAGTATAAAAAGTTTCTGGCCTTCCCGTGGATCCTCACAGTGACGTGGCCCATGGACACA gacagCGTGGAGTATCCCCTCACACAGTCAGGTCCGTACGGTCGCTGGTTCCACTCCGAGTTCTGTGACTTCGTGTCGGTGCTGGTGGCTCAGTGTCAGCACAGCGTCCTCTTCGACAGTTACCTGATGAACACGCTGATCTCGCTGCTCACGGAGCTGTCGAACTCTTACATACGGGCCTTCAGACACACCTGTACGCTCGCAG CGGTGAAGCTGTTGAGTGCTCTGGTGGGCGTGGCTCTGAGCCTGAGTGTCGGAATTGAAAACAGTCAGAAGCTGTGCAAGGTGCAGAAGACAAAGACCACGCGACAGAAAGTCACGCCGCAGCTGGAGAGAGTACAGAAGAAGATCGCAGAG ctgcaggggAAGAGGGTGGAGATAGAGAGCATGATGGACATCGTCTTTAAAGGGGTTTTTCTCAAGAGATATCG CGATGTGCTTCCAGAAATTCGCTCTATCTGCGTGGAGGAGTTGGGTTTGTGGATGAAGCTCTACAGTTCTGAGTTCCTGAACGACACCTACCTCAAATACATGGGCTGGATGATGTACGACAAA aTACCAGATGTGCGTCTCAAGTGTGTGCTAGGTTTGCAGCGTTTGTTTGAGgatcctctgcttctccccAAACTTGATCTGTTCACCAGCCGCTTCAAG ggGCGGTTGATCTCCATGACGCTGGACAGGGACAATGAAGTGTCCGTTCAGACCatgaagctgctgcttctcatctCCAG AACATGTGATGATGTGCTGAGTCCAGGCGACTACAAGCAGCTGCTCCAGTTGGTTTACTCCTCACAGCGACCTCTAGCAGCCGCTGCAGGGGAGCTGCTCTACTTGAG GCTTCTCAGCTCTGGAGGTCATACGTCTGATTCCCAGGACGAAATAAATGAGGAGGAGGCGCATAGACTCCAAACATCTGCCAGACTGAAGTCTCTGCTTCAGTATCACCAGGAGTCTGAG ctgcacaAACACGTAGTGTACCTGGTGGACAGCCTGTGGGACTGTGGCGGAGCTCTGCTGAAGGACTGGGCTGCACTCACGTCCCTACTGCTGCAGGAACCGTCCTCACACGGTCCGG gtcTTACACTTGCAGAACAGGCACTGCTCGTCGAGATCCTGGTGGCGTCGGTGCGTCAGGCCTCAGAGGGACCAGCCCTGGCCGGTAGAAGTGGAGCGAAGAAg GCAATGAACGCCAGAGAAAAGAAGCTTCAGATCGATGACTGCACTAAACTCACCCAACATCTCCTCACTGTTCTTCCAAAGCTACTGAATAAG TTTTCAAGTAGCGCAGACGTCGTTGCCTCGCTTTTGAGGATTCCTCAGTTCTTCATCCCTGAGTGTCCTgaggctgaaaacacacag GCGCTTTCCAGCCTGGTGGCAGAGCTGGGAGCTGTGCTGGACTTCCACTCGGGCCCCGCTGTTGTGGAGGCAGCGGCTCGCACGTACCTGAGTCTGTGTGGAGGGGAGACGTCCTGTGGCTCCGTGGCGCGGGACGCCAGAGACTCTCTGGTCCAGACCTGGGTGGACAAACTGACAGCTCTGCTGGAGGACTCTTTGCAGGTG GGCGactgtttctctgcagatgaGGAGAAAACCGAAGACATTTTATCCACGCTGAGGAAACTCAGAGCTTTCCACAA CTGTCACGACCTCGCTCGGTGGAGTCTGttccagctgctctctcctctcctgtcagcAGGAGGAGCTCCACCCGAG GTTCTGATGGAGGTTCTgcagtgtctgtgtttcttcatgATCTGGTCCCTCAATGGGAGCAGTGGAACTCTAACATCCAGA GCTTTCCTGGGTGTGTGCGACGTCCTGGTGGCTCATTCCTACCAGACCCATGTGTGGGATCCCACCTCCTTCGGTCCGCTGCTCCACACGCCCAGTCCCAaactgcagagggcgctgtcgACCTTTGTATGCATGCACGTCTTTGTTGGCTCAGACTGCGACAGTCAGAGCAGAG TCAGCGGAGGCTCCGAGGTGGAGAGGCTGGAGGACCTTCACAGACGGAGAAATCTGCTGGCGGCCTTCTGCAAACTGATAGTGCACGGGGTGCTGGAGATGAGCACGGCAGCTGAGGTCTTCATGTATTACACAAAg TATTATAACGACTTTGGAGACATCATCAAGGAGACCATGTGCAGGGCCAGACAGACGGATAAGATAGAGAGTTCTCGCACACTAGTCCTCTGTTTGCAACAG CTGTTTGTGCGACTTAAAAAGGAGCAGCAGAGCGGTGGCAGGGCTCAAGCCGGAGTCCAGACCTTCACCAGCATCAAGGAGCTGGCCAGGCGCTTCGCCCTCACCTTCGGGGACCCTGTCAAGTTTCGGGAGTGCGTCGTCGTGATGCACAG GACGGGGATCGAGTTTGTGTTCCAAGAGTTTATCCAGATCCCGGAGACACCGACGCCACCGCTCCTCTCGTACCTGACCATCCTCAGCGAGTTCTCCAGCAAGCTGCTCAAACCAGACAAGAAGACGGT gttcATGtacctgcagaaacacacagcggAGCTTTTCATAAACCTCAGAGACGAGTGCTGGCAGCCGCTCGTCTACTATCGGGCTTCCCTGCTGACCGCGGCTGAAGGGGAGGATGCTGTGTCCGGTGTCAGCTCCGACAGGAAGCCCTGCCTGCCCAATCGCTCTCCCTTCTCCAAACAGAAACTAGAAG gaAGTAAGTCTCCCTGCCAGTTCAGCCCCGTCGACTCCAAAGTGTGCAAAGGTCACAGATCTACATTCAGTCCAAG TCATCAGGAGAAAACAACAGACGTGGATCCCTTATCTATTCCACTGGAACCTGCTGCACGAGGTGTTTACCCAGAGGGGTCTGTCCTCAGCTCGAGCAACGAGGCGGAGGACGACACTGTGGAGATCGAGCTTTGA
- the si:ch211-269e2.1 gene encoding cohesin subunit SA-2 isoform X1 — translation MIPESTAAAESRSSEQTKKSHDEANSSGAVNHSEDESGNENQQKNVRRRKRAHKGSENVKRKRARAGCSRVGRARGRRGKRRHVENVTLFEVITMGRSAMRAVIDDWIQAYVTDRDSSLLDLISFFIHCCGCKGVVTAEMCQSKEDSDVMSKMVEELDEVASMQYKKFLAFPWILTVTWPMDTDSVEYPLTQSGPYGRWFHSEFCDFVSVLVAQCQHSVLFDSYLMNTLISLLTELSNSYIRAFRHTCTLAAVKLLSALVGVALSLSVGIENSQKLCKVQKTKTTRQKVTPQLERVQKKIAELQGKRVEIESMMDIVFKGVFLKRYRDVLPEIRSICVEELGLWMKLYSSEFLNDTYLKYMGWMMYDKIPDVRLKCVLGLQRLFEDPLLLPKLDLFTSRFKGRLISMTLDRDNEVSVQTMKLLLLISRTCDDVLSPGDYKQLLQLVYSSQRPLAAAAGELLYLRLLSSGGHTSDSQDEINEEEAHRLQTSARLKSLLQYHQESELHKHVVYLVDSLWDCGGALLKDWAALTSLLLQEPSSHGPGLTLAEQALLVEILVASVRQASEGPALAGRSGAKKAMNAREKKLQIDDCTKLTQHLLTVLPKLLNKFSSSADVVASLLRIPQFFIPECPEAENTQALSSLVAELGAVLDFHSGPAVVEAAARTYLSLCGGETSCGSVARDARDSLVQTWVDKLTALLEDSLQVGDCFSADEEKTEDILSTLRKLRAFHNCHDLARWSLFQLLSPLLSAGGAPPEVLMEVLQCLCFFMIWSLNGSSGTLTSREKAVAQRLQLRLFCERSHHCLSHSDHSVRHQAFLGVCDVLVAHSYQTHVWDPTSFGPLLHTPSPKLQRALSTFVCMHVFVGSDCDSQSRVSGGSEVERLEDLHRRRNLLAAFCKLIVHGVLEMSTAAEVFMYYTKYYNDFGDIIKETMCRARQTDKIESSRTLVLCLQQLFVRLKKEQQSGGRAQAGVQTFTSIKELARRFALTFGDPVKFRECVVVMHRTGIEFVFQEFIQIPETPTPPLLSYLTILSEFSSKLLKPDKKTVFMYLQKHTAELFINLRDECWQPLVYYRASLLTAAEGEDAVSGVSSDRKPCLPNRSPFSKQKLEGSKSPCQFSPVDSKVCKGHRSTFSPSHQEKTTDVDPLSIPLEPAARGVYPEGSVLSSSNEAEDDTVEIEL, via the exons ATGATCCCCGAgtccacagctgcagctgagtcCAGGTCCTCAGAGCAGAC TAAGAAATCGCACGATGAGGCTAACTCCTCTGGTGCTGTCAATCATTCTGAGGACGAGTCGGGAAAcgagaatcaacagaagaacgTG AGAAGACGGAAAAGAGCTCACAAGGGCTCAGAGAATGTCAAACGCAAAAGGGCCAGAGCCGGCTGCAGCCGCGTCGGCAGAGCGAGAGGCCGCCGCGGTAAACGGAGACATGTGGAGAACGTCACCCTGTTCGAGGTTATCACAATGGGCAGGAGTGCCATGCGG GCGGTGATAGACGACTGGATTCAGGCTTATGTGACGGACAGGGACTCGTCTCTCCTCGATCTCATCAGCTTCTTCATCCACTGCTGTGGATGCAAAG GTGTGGTCACAGCAGAGATGTGTCAGAGCAAAGAGGACAGTGATGTGATGAGTAagatggtggaggagctggacgag GTGGCGAGTATGCAGTATAAAAAGTTTCTGGCCTTCCCGTGGATCCTCACAGTGACGTGGCCCATGGACACA gacagCGTGGAGTATCCCCTCACACAGTCAGGTCCGTACGGTCGCTGGTTCCACTCCGAGTTCTGTGACTTCGTGTCGGTGCTGGTGGCTCAGTGTCAGCACAGCGTCCTCTTCGACAGTTACCTGATGAACACGCTGATCTCGCTGCTCACGGAGCTGTCGAACTCTTACATACGGGCCTTCAGACACACCTGTACGCTCGCAG CGGTGAAGCTGTTGAGTGCTCTGGTGGGCGTGGCTCTGAGCCTGAGTGTCGGAATTGAAAACAGTCAGAAGCTGTGCAAGGTGCAGAAGACAAAGACCACGCGACAGAAAGTCACGCCGCAGCTGGAGAGAGTACAGAAGAAGATCGCAGAG ctgcaggggAAGAGGGTGGAGATAGAGAGCATGATGGACATCGTCTTTAAAGGGGTTTTTCTCAAGAGATATCG CGATGTGCTTCCAGAAATTCGCTCTATCTGCGTGGAGGAGTTGGGTTTGTGGATGAAGCTCTACAGTTCTGAGTTCCTGAACGACACCTACCTCAAATACATGGGCTGGATGATGTACGACAAA aTACCAGATGTGCGTCTCAAGTGTGTGCTAGGTTTGCAGCGTTTGTTTGAGgatcctctgcttctccccAAACTTGATCTGTTCACCAGCCGCTTCAAG ggGCGGTTGATCTCCATGACGCTGGACAGGGACAATGAAGTGTCCGTTCAGACCatgaagctgctgcttctcatctCCAG AACATGTGATGATGTGCTGAGTCCAGGCGACTACAAGCAGCTGCTCCAGTTGGTTTACTCCTCACAGCGACCTCTAGCAGCCGCTGCAGGGGAGCTGCTCTACTTGAG GCTTCTCAGCTCTGGAGGTCATACGTCTGATTCCCAGGACGAAATAAATGAGGAGGAGGCGCATAGACTCCAAACATCTGCCAGACTGAAGTCTCTGCTTCAGTATCACCAGGAGTCTGAG ctgcacaAACACGTAGTGTACCTGGTGGACAGCCTGTGGGACTGTGGCGGAGCTCTGCTGAAGGACTGGGCTGCACTCACGTCCCTACTGCTGCAGGAACCGTCCTCACACGGTCCGG gtcTTACACTTGCAGAACAGGCACTGCTCGTCGAGATCCTGGTGGCGTCGGTGCGTCAGGCCTCAGAGGGACCAGCCCTGGCCGGTAGAAGTGGAGCGAAGAAg GCAATGAACGCCAGAGAAAAGAAGCTTCAGATCGATGACTGCACTAAACTCACCCAACATCTCCTCACTGTTCTTCCAAAGCTACTGAATAAG TTTTCAAGTAGCGCAGACGTCGTTGCCTCGCTTTTGAGGATTCCTCAGTTCTTCATCCCTGAGTGTCCTgaggctgaaaacacacag GCGCTTTCCAGCCTGGTGGCAGAGCTGGGAGCTGTGCTGGACTTCCACTCGGGCCCCGCTGTTGTGGAGGCAGCGGCTCGCACGTACCTGAGTCTGTGTGGAGGGGAGACGTCCTGTGGCTCCGTGGCGCGGGACGCCAGAGACTCTCTGGTCCAGACCTGGGTGGACAAACTGACAGCTCTGCTGGAGGACTCTTTGCAGGTG GGCGactgtttctctgcagatgaGGAGAAAACCGAAGACATTTTATCCACGCTGAGGAAACTCAGAGCTTTCCACAA CTGTCACGACCTCGCTCGGTGGAGTCTGttccagctgctctctcctctcctgtcagcAGGAGGAGCTCCACCCGAG GTTCTGATGGAGGTTCTgcagtgtctgtgtttcttcatgATCTGGTCCCTCAATGGGAGCAGTGGAACTCTAACATCCAGA gaGAAGGCTGTGGCCCAGAGGCTCCAGCTGCGTCTGTTCTGTGAGCGGAGtcatcactgtctctctcactccgaCCACAGCGTCAGACACCAG GCTTTCCTGGGTGTGTGCGACGTCCTGGTGGCTCATTCCTACCAGACCCATGTGTGGGATCCCACCTCCTTCGGTCCGCTGCTCCACACGCCCAGTCCCAaactgcagagggcgctgtcgACCTTTGTATGCATGCACGTCTTTGTTGGCTCAGACTGCGACAGTCAGAGCAGAG TCAGCGGAGGCTCCGAGGTGGAGAGGCTGGAGGACCTTCACAGACGGAGAAATCTGCTGGCGGCCTTCTGCAAACTGATAGTGCACGGGGTGCTGGAGATGAGCACGGCAGCTGAGGTCTTCATGTATTACACAAAg TATTATAACGACTTTGGAGACATCATCAAGGAGACCATGTGCAGGGCCAGACAGACGGATAAGATAGAGAGTTCTCGCACACTAGTCCTCTGTTTGCAACAG CTGTTTGTGCGACTTAAAAAGGAGCAGCAGAGCGGTGGCAGGGCTCAAGCCGGAGTCCAGACCTTCACCAGCATCAAGGAGCTGGCCAGGCGCTTCGCCCTCACCTTCGGGGACCCTGTCAAGTTTCGGGAGTGCGTCGTCGTGATGCACAG GACGGGGATCGAGTTTGTGTTCCAAGAGTTTATCCAGATCCCGGAGACACCGACGCCACCGCTCCTCTCGTACCTGACCATCCTCAGCGAGTTCTCCAGCAAGCTGCTCAAACCAGACAAGAAGACGGT gttcATGtacctgcagaaacacacagcggAGCTTTTCATAAACCTCAGAGACGAGTGCTGGCAGCCGCTCGTCTACTATCGGGCTTCCCTGCTGACCGCGGCTGAAGGGGAGGATGCTGTGTCCGGTGTCAGCTCCGACAGGAAGCCCTGCCTGCCCAATCGCTCTCCCTTCTCCAAACAGAAACTAGAAG gaAGTAAGTCTCCCTGCCAGTTCAGCCCCGTCGACTCCAAAGTGTGCAAAGGTCACAGATCTACATTCAGTCCAAG TCATCAGGAGAAAACAACAGACGTGGATCCCTTATCTATTCCACTGGAACCTGCTGCACGAGGTGTTTACCCAGAGGGGTCTGTCCTCAGCTCGAGCAACGAGGCGGAGGACGACACTGTGGAGATCGAGCTTTGA